The Burkholderia lata genome contains a region encoding:
- a CDS encoding ABC transporter permease codes for MSTLPAGTPRDAKAWLVTPALGFIVALFIYPFAYGLVLSFQPMNGGGALANYVQFFTDTAMWPTVLVTLKLAVPATLINVGIAVPVAFALRRNSPYQKFVTTLLVIPVTLGTVLVADGMLTYFGPNGWFPQALQGLHLYTDEVRLTHNYWGVLLSLIVSGFPFAFLLMLSYISGIDPTLARAAATLGANPWQQFRQIYLPLLVPGLTMAACLSFVQAFSVFPSAVLLGAPAGPTRVISIAAAEAAFESYDYSLASAIAIVMGFVQLLVVASMLGARRFFYTGAVTGGKG; via the coding sequence ATGAGCACGCTCCCGGCCGGCACGCCGCGCGACGCGAAAGCCTGGCTCGTCACGCCCGCGCTCGGGTTCATCGTCGCGCTGTTCATCTATCCGTTCGCGTACGGCCTCGTGCTGTCGTTCCAGCCGATGAACGGCGGCGGCGCGCTCGCGAACTACGTGCAGTTCTTCACCGACACCGCGATGTGGCCGACCGTGCTCGTCACGCTGAAGCTCGCGGTGCCGGCGACGCTGATCAACGTCGGCATCGCGGTGCCCGTCGCGTTCGCGCTCCGCCGCAACTCACCGTACCAGAAGTTCGTCACGACGCTGCTCGTGATTCCCGTCACGCTCGGCACGGTACTCGTCGCCGACGGGATGCTCACGTACTTCGGGCCGAACGGCTGGTTCCCGCAGGCGCTGCAGGGGCTGCACCTGTACACCGACGAAGTGCGCCTCACGCACAACTACTGGGGCGTGCTGCTGTCGCTGATCGTGTCGGGCTTTCCGTTCGCGTTCCTGCTGATGCTGTCGTACATCAGCGGCATCGACCCGACGCTCGCGCGCGCGGCCGCGACGCTCGGCGCGAACCCGTGGCAGCAGTTCCGGCAGATCTACCTGCCGCTGCTCGTGCCGGGGCTCACGATGGCCGCGTGCCTGTCGTTCGTGCAGGCGTTCTCGGTGTTCCCGTCGGCCGTGCTGCTCGGCGCGCCGGCCGGGCCGACGCGCGTGATCTCGATCGCGGCGGCGGAAGCCGCATTCGAAAGCTACGACTATTCGCTCGCATCGGCGATCGCGATCGTGATGGGCTTCGTGCAGTTGCTGGTGGTCGCGTCGATGCTCGGCGCGCGCCGCTTCTTCTATACGGGCGCGGTGACGGGAGGCAAGGGCTGA
- a CDS encoding ABC transporter permease, producing the protein MATDNHAARTWPPKHDAPDASGERPVDARKPQKMTSNLAGRAWKALVWALMAFFLLNVMLLIATVAVNSIATRWFGTPLPQGFTLHWYAKAWEDFQLASVLWVTVEVVGAVVLLSIALGVPAAYALARVQFRGKRFALLVFLLPLMVPPVTYGIPMATVMYKVGLAGTLPGVILANLVPALPFVILVMTPFIEQIDPNLESAARIFGANTWRYFRYVLLPLLVPGMLAAGLLVLVRTIGMFELTFFTAGPSTQTLVVALYYAVFSTGVRAPQSIDAMAMIYMAITLVWVVIALQFVSPTQLVSRVKQERQ; encoded by the coding sequence ATGGCGACCGACAATCATGCCGCCCGCACCTGGCCGCCGAAGCATGACGCGCCCGATGCGTCCGGTGAGCGGCCCGTCGACGCGAGGAAACCGCAGAAGATGACAAGCAATCTCGCCGGCCGCGCCTGGAAGGCGCTCGTGTGGGCGCTGATGGCGTTCTTCCTGCTGAACGTGATGCTGCTGATCGCGACCGTCGCGGTGAATTCGATCGCGACCCGCTGGTTCGGCACGCCGCTGCCGCAGGGCTTCACGCTGCACTGGTACGCGAAGGCGTGGGAGGACTTCCAGCTCGCGAGCGTACTGTGGGTGACCGTCGAGGTCGTCGGCGCGGTCGTGCTGCTGTCGATCGCGCTCGGCGTGCCGGCCGCGTATGCGCTCGCGCGCGTGCAGTTTCGCGGCAAGCGCTTCGCGCTGCTGGTGTTCCTGCTGCCGCTGATGGTGCCGCCCGTCACGTACGGGATCCCGATGGCCACCGTGATGTACAAGGTCGGGCTCGCGGGCACGCTGCCCGGCGTGATCCTCGCGAACCTCGTGCCGGCGCTGCCGTTCGTGATCCTCGTGATGACGCCGTTCATCGAGCAGATCGACCCGAATCTCGAGTCCGCCGCGCGCATCTTCGGCGCGAACACGTGGCGCTATTTCCGCTACGTGCTGCTGCCGCTGCTGGTGCCCGGCATGCTCGCGGCGGGGTTGCTCGTGCTGGTGCGCACGATCGGGATGTTCGAGCTGACCTTCTTCACCGCGGGGCCGAGCACGCAGACGCTCGTCGTCGCGCTGTATTACGCGGTGTTCTCGACCGGCGTGCGCGCGCCGCAGTCGATCGACGCGATGGCGATGATCTACATGGCCATCACGCTCGTGTGGGTCGTGATCGCGCTGCAGTTCGTGAGCCCGACGCAACTCGTCAGCCGCGTGAAGCAGGAGCGGCAATAG
- a CDS encoding D-2-hydroxyacid dehydrogenase: MFSVSSPAKIVFLDRATLSPHTVLKPFPFPHVLHTFDRTAAHEMAARIGDADIVVTNKVRLDAAALADARRVRMIAIAATGTDIVDLDACAARGIVVSNIRGYAARTVPEHTFALIFALRRSLVAYRDAVRAGRWLASGQFCFFDYSIRDLAGATLGIVGDGVLGRAVAAIARALGMQVRFAAHRDASGDDYVPLDTLLRDSDVITLHCPLTPATRHLIDAAAFARMARRPLLINTARGGLVDERALVDALQSGQIAGAGFDVVTQEPLPAAHPFHAILSHPAFILTPHVAWASDEAMQALADQLVDNVAAFVGGTPRHVV, from the coding sequence ATGTTTTCTGTTTCCTCTCCCGCGAAGATCGTGTTTCTCGACCGCGCGACGCTGTCGCCGCACACCGTGCTGAAGCCGTTTCCGTTCCCGCACGTGTTGCACACGTTCGACCGGACGGCCGCGCACGAGATGGCCGCGCGAATCGGCGACGCGGACATCGTCGTGACCAACAAGGTGCGGCTCGACGCGGCGGCGCTCGCCGATGCGCGACGCGTGCGGATGATCGCGATCGCCGCGACGGGCACCGACATCGTCGATCTCGATGCGTGCGCGGCGCGCGGCATCGTCGTGAGCAATATTCGCGGGTATGCGGCCCGCACGGTGCCCGAGCACACGTTCGCGCTGATCTTCGCGCTGCGCCGCAGCCTCGTCGCGTACCGCGACGCGGTGCGTGCGGGGCGCTGGCTCGCCAGCGGGCAGTTCTGCTTCTTCGATTATTCGATTCGCGACCTGGCCGGCGCGACGCTCGGGATCGTCGGCGACGGCGTGCTCGGGCGCGCGGTGGCCGCCATCGCGCGTGCGCTCGGCATGCAGGTGCGGTTCGCGGCGCACCGCGATGCGTCGGGGGACGACTACGTGCCGCTCGATACGCTGCTGCGCGACAGCGACGTGATTACGCTGCACTGCCCGCTGACGCCCGCGACGCGGCACCTGATCGACGCGGCCGCGTTTGCGCGGATGGCGCGCCGGCCGTTGCTGATCAACACCGCGCGCGGCGGGCTCGTGGACGAAAGGGCGCTCGTCGACGCATTGCAGTCCGGGCAGATCGCGGGCGCGGGGTTCGATGTGGTCACGCAGGAGCCGCTGCCGGCCGCGCATCCGTTCCACGCGATCCTGTCGCATCCGGCATTCATCCTGACGCCGCACGTTGCGTGGGCGAGCGACGAAGCGATGCAGGCGCTGGCCGATCAGCTCGTGGACAATGTCGCCGCGTTCGTGGGCGGCACGCCGCGGCACGTGGTGTGA
- a CDS encoding CaiB/BaiF CoA transferase family protein, translated as MTRPLDGIRVLELGQLIAGPFAGRMLAEFGADVLKVEPPGLGDPLRKWRLLHDGTSVWWAAQSRNKTSLTLDLRTPEGQDVVRRLVAETDVLIENFRPGTLEGWGLGWDALSAINPGLVMLRVSGFGQTGPYRDRPGFGVIAEAMGGLRHLTGEPGRTPVRVGISLGDSLSALHGVIGVLLALRHREQQGGKGQVVDVALYESVFNMMESLLPEYSAFGAVREAAGSSLPGIAPTNAYRCRDGKYALIAGNGDSIFRRLMELIGRPDLGNDPALAHNDGRVAQVERIDAAIGAWSAQHDLDAVLAALNEARIPSGRIYDVADIAADPHYRARDMLVDAALPDGTPVLVPGIVPKLGATPGRIEHAAPALGADTDAVLESLGIDAATRGDWRTRGVI; from the coding sequence ATGACACGCCCCCTGGACGGCATCCGCGTACTGGAACTCGGCCAACTGATCGCCGGGCCGTTCGCGGGCCGGATGCTCGCCGAATTCGGCGCCGACGTGCTCAAGGTCGAGCCGCCCGGGCTCGGCGACCCGCTGCGCAAATGGCGGTTGCTGCACGACGGCACGTCGGTCTGGTGGGCCGCGCAGTCGCGCAACAAGACCTCGCTCACGCTCGACCTGCGCACGCCCGAAGGGCAGGACGTCGTGCGCCGCCTCGTCGCGGAAACCGACGTGCTGATCGAGAACTTCCGCCCCGGCACGCTCGAAGGCTGGGGGCTCGGCTGGGACGCGCTGTCCGCGATCAATCCGGGGCTCGTGATGCTGCGCGTGTCGGGCTTCGGCCAGACGGGCCCGTACCGCGACCGCCCCGGCTTCGGCGTGATCGCCGAGGCGATGGGCGGCCTGCGGCATCTGACCGGCGAGCCCGGCCGCACGCCGGTGCGCGTCGGCATCTCGCTCGGCGATTCGCTGTCGGCACTGCACGGCGTGATCGGCGTGCTGCTCGCGCTGCGGCATCGCGAACAGCAGGGCGGCAAGGGGCAGGTCGTCGACGTCGCGCTGTACGAGTCGGTGTTCAACATGATGGAAAGCCTGCTGCCCGAATACTCGGCGTTCGGCGCCGTGCGCGAGGCGGCCGGCAGCAGCCTGCCCGGCATCGCACCGACCAACGCATACCGCTGCCGCGACGGCAAGTACGCGCTGATCGCCGGCAACGGCGACAGCATCTTCCGCCGCCTGATGGAGCTGATCGGCCGGCCCGATCTCGGCAACGATCCCGCGCTCGCGCACAACGACGGGCGCGTCGCGCAGGTCGAACGCATCGACGCGGCGATCGGCGCGTGGAGCGCGCAGCACGATCTCGACGCCGTGCTGGCCGCGCTGAACGAAGCGCGCATCCCGTCAGGACGCATCTACGACGTGGCCGACATCGCGGCCGATCCGCATTACCGCGCACGCGACATGCTCGTCGATGCCGCGTTGCCAGACGGCACGCCGGTACTCGTGCCCGGCATCGTGCCGAAGCTCGGCGCGACGCCCGGCCGCATCGAACACGCGGCACCCGCGCTCGGCGCGGATACCGACGCGGTACTCGAATCGCTCGGCATCGATGCGGCGACGCGCGGCGACTGGCGCACGCGCGGCGTGATCTGA
- a CDS encoding hydroxymethylglutaryl-CoA lyase: protein MSGQQRKRLYIHEVATRDGFQNEAAFVDTDDKIALVDALSACGYAKIEVTSFTSPKAIPALRDAEAVMHGIARAPGVVYTVLVPNVRGAERALSCGVDEVNLVMSMSESHNRANLRMTREQSFAQLRDVIDAVRGTGVAINVSLSTAMGCPMEGDVPAEGVLAWMHRFADLGVHGFTLCDTTGMAFPSQVRDLSARARERFAALQLTLHFHNTRGMALANTLAALDAGIDRFDASLGGLGGCPYAPGATGNACTEELVHMLELDGYDTGVDLAAVLAASARLPALIGHDVPSQILKAGRRSDLHPPPRADAGDMPAQRAFS, encoded by the coding sequence ATGAGCGGGCAACAACGCAAACGGCTCTACATCCACGAAGTCGCGACGCGCGACGGCTTCCAGAACGAAGCGGCGTTCGTCGACACCGACGACAAGATCGCGCTCGTCGACGCGCTGAGCGCGTGCGGCTACGCGAAGATCGAAGTCACGTCGTTCACGTCGCCGAAGGCGATCCCCGCGTTGCGCGACGCGGAGGCCGTGATGCACGGCATCGCGCGCGCACCGGGTGTCGTCTATACGGTGCTCGTGCCGAACGTGCGCGGTGCCGAGCGCGCGCTGTCGTGCGGCGTCGACGAAGTGAACCTCGTGATGTCGATGAGCGAGAGCCACAACCGCGCGAACCTGCGGATGACGCGCGAGCAATCGTTCGCGCAGCTGCGCGACGTGATCGACGCGGTACGCGGCACGGGTGTCGCGATCAACGTGTCGCTGTCGACCGCGATGGGCTGCCCGATGGAAGGCGACGTGCCGGCCGAGGGTGTGCTCGCCTGGATGCACCGCTTCGCGGATCTCGGCGTGCATGGCTTCACGCTGTGCGATACGACCGGCATGGCATTTCCGTCGCAGGTGCGCGACCTGTCGGCGCGGGCACGCGAGCGCTTCGCCGCGCTGCAGCTCACGCTGCACTTCCACAACACGCGCGGCATGGCGCTCGCGAACACGCTCGCGGCACTCGACGCCGGGATCGACCGCTTCGACGCATCGCTCGGCGGGCTCGGCGGCTGCCCGTACGCGCCGGGCGCGACCGGCAACGCGTGCACCGAAGAACTCGTGCACATGCTCGAACTCGACGGCTACGATACGGGCGTCGATCTCGCAGCCGTGCTGGCCGCGTCGGCCCGGCTGCCCGCGCTGATCGGGCATGACGTGCCGAGCCAGATCCTGAAGGCCGGGCGCCGCTCGGACCTTCATCCGCCGCCGCGCGCGGACGCCGGCGACATGCCCGCGCAGCGCGCGTTCTCATGA
- a CDS encoding VOC family protein, which produces MALIDHLDHLVLTCVDPDKTRHFYTEVLQMQLETFGAGRIAFRFGNQKINLHVRGAEFEPKAHVPAPGALDLCFIASVPLDDVIAHLKRVAWPIVEGPVERTGATQKIRSVYVRDPDLNLIEISELI; this is translated from the coding sequence ATGGCGCTGATTGACCACCTCGACCATCTCGTGCTGACCTGCGTCGATCCCGACAAGACCAGGCATTTCTACACCGAGGTGCTGCAGATGCAGCTCGAAACCTTCGGCGCCGGCCGGATCGCGTTCCGCTTCGGCAACCAGAAGATCAACCTGCACGTGCGCGGCGCGGAGTTCGAACCGAAAGCGCATGTGCCGGCGCCCGGCGCGCTCGACCTGTGCTTCATCGCGTCGGTGCCGCTCGACGACGTGATTGCGCACCTGAAGCGCGTTGCATGGCCGATCGTCGAAGGGCCCGTCGAACGCACCGGCGCGACGCAGAAGATCCGGTCGGTCTACGTGCGCGATCCCGACCTGAACCTGATCGAGATCTCCGAGTTGATCTGA
- a CDS encoding alpha/beta hydrolase has protein sequence MTILYRGMDRAALDAAYLNTKVVPDFPALLASMQARSATLYEDASGRRDLRYGAQPAQRFDWLSCGQPDAPLFVFIHGGYWQHCAKEDFAYAASGPLARGFDVILAEYTLAPVATMTDIVGEIGALLDYLANDPDGLGTAKRPIHLSGHSAGGHLTAVHRAHPAVVSALSISPLVDLEPISLCCLNDKLQLTAREVEAYSPLRHVGPGAPTVVAVGDAELPELVRQAHDYATACDAAGERIVHVGLPGMQHFDVLDDLAKPDGAMLTALQSIAPR, from the coding sequence ATGACGATCCTCTATCGCGGCATGGACCGCGCGGCGCTCGACGCCGCCTATCTGAACACGAAGGTGGTGCCCGATTTCCCGGCATTGCTGGCGTCGATGCAGGCGCGCAGTGCGACGCTCTATGAAGATGCGTCCGGCCGGCGCGACCTGCGTTACGGTGCGCAACCCGCGCAACGTTTCGACTGGCTGTCGTGCGGTCAACCCGATGCACCGCTGTTCGTGTTCATTCACGGCGGCTACTGGCAGCACTGCGCGAAAGAGGATTTCGCGTACGCGGCAAGCGGGCCGCTCGCGCGCGGTTTCGACGTGATACTCGCCGAATACACGCTTGCGCCGGTCGCGACGATGACCGACATCGTCGGCGAGATCGGCGCGCTGCTCGACTACCTGGCGAACGATCCCGACGGCCTCGGCACTGCGAAGCGGCCGATCCACCTGAGCGGCCATTCGGCCGGCGGCCACCTGACGGCCGTGCACCGCGCGCATCCGGCCGTCGTCTCGGCGCTCTCGATCAGCCCGCTCGTCGATCTCGAACCGATCTCGCTGTGTTGCCTGAACGACAAGCTGCAGCTCACCGCACGCGAGGTCGAAGCGTACAGCCCGTTGCGCCATGTCGGGCCCGGCGCGCCGACGGTCGTTGCGGTCGGTGATGCCGAGTTGCCCGAACTCGTCCGGCAAGCGCATGACTACGCGACGGCGTGCGATGCGGCCGGCGAACGAATCGTCCACGTCGGGCTGCCCGGCATGCAGCATTTCGACGTACTCGACGATCTCGCGAAACCGGACGGCGCGATGCTCACCGCATTGCAGTCGATCGCGCCGCGCTAG